One genomic region from Bartonella australis AUST/NH1 encodes:
- a CDS encoding DnaJ C-terminal domain-containing protein, whose translation MRDPYTVLGVERTAKPQEIKSAFRKLAKKYHPDHNADDAKAKERFSEVNQAYEIIGDKNKKAQFDRGEIDAEGKPIHQAYGAGGNFRNRQNPFSGETRGFDFNSSGGAGFDVNDIFRDLFGKGEGFPNSTKYNPSQRGSHVRANLSVTLEQIVGAEKVEAIFPNGKKLKIKLPAYVENEQTIRLKGQGEESPYGQAGDALVTIHIQKHPRFRVEGRALHLDLPVSLKHAVLGTKEEVETLEGRVVLTIPAWSSSDRVLRLKGKGLRLKNGERDDLYVHIRVMLPESRDAALEQFLRMQKS comes from the coding sequence ATGCGTGATCCCTATACGGTTCTTGGTGTAGAACGTACCGCAAAACCGCAGGAGATTAAATCTGCATTCAGAAAATTAGCAAAGAAGTATCATCCAGATCATAATGCGGATGATGCGAAGGCTAAGGAGAGGTTTTCTGAAGTTAATCAAGCTTATGAAATTATAGGCGATAAAAATAAAAAAGCGCAATTTGATCGCGGTGAAATTGATGCAGAAGGAAAGCCGATCCACCAAGCTTATGGTGCTGGGGGCAATTTCAGAAATAGACAGAATCCTTTTTCAGGAGAGACGAGAGGATTTGATTTTAATTCTTCAGGTGGTGCAGGTTTTGATGTAAATGATATTTTTCGTGATTTATTTGGGAAAGGGGAAGGCTTCCCAAATTCTACAAAATATAACCCGTCTCAACGAGGTTCTCACGTCCGTGCCAATCTGTCAGTAACACTAGAACAGATAGTCGGCGCAGAAAAGGTGGAAGCAATTTTTCCTAACGGGAAAAAGTTAAAAATTAAATTACCAGCTTACGTTGAAAATGAGCAAACTATTCGTTTAAAAGGCCAGGGGGAAGAAAGTCCGTATGGGCAAGCTGGGGACGCCCTTGTGACAATCCATATTCAAAAACATCCTCGTTTTCGGGTTGAAGGGCGGGCGCTTCACCTCGATTTGCCGGTTTCTCTCAAACATGCTGTTTTGGGAACAAAAGAAGAGGTCGAGACGCTAGAAGGTCGTGTAGTTTTGACAATTCCTGCGTGGTCGAGTTCTGATCGTGTTTTGAGATTAAAGGGGAAGGGACTTCGTTTAAAAAACGGAGAAAGAGACGATCTTTACGTGCATATCCGTGTTATGCTGCCGGAAAGCAGAGACGCCGCGTTAGAGCAGTTTTTGCGAATGCAAAAAAGTTAA
- the fabI gene encoding enoyl-ACP reductase FabI, translated as MANNNGLLYGKRGLILGLANNRSIAWGIAKAASAAGAELAFTYQGEAMKRRVEPLAKELGGSVCGHCDVSDSASINAVFSTIEKKWGKLDFLVHAIGFSDKGELSGRYVDVSESNFMMTMNISVYSLTALTQRAEKLMTDGGSILTLTYYGAEKVVPNYNIMGVAKAALEASVRYLAVDLGPKNIRVNAVSAGPIKTLAASGIGDFRYILKWNEYNAPLRRTVTIEEVGDSALYFLSDLSRSVTGEVHHVDSGYHVIGMKAVDAPDISVVKD; from the coding sequence ATGGCTAATAATAATGGTTTGTTGTACGGTAAGCGTGGTTTGATTTTGGGGCTTGCTAATAATCGCTCTATTGCCTGGGGAATAGCTAAAGCAGCGAGTGCGGCAGGGGCGGAACTTGCTTTTACCTATCAAGGTGAAGCGATGAAGAGGCGTGTTGAGCCTTTGGCCAAAGAATTGGGGGGAAGTGTTTGTGGTCATTGTGACGTTTCTGATAGCGCGTCTATTAATGCAGTTTTCAGCACGATAGAGAAAAAATGGGGTAAACTAGATTTCTTGGTTCATGCTATTGGCTTTTCTGATAAAGGCGAATTAAGTGGTCGCTACGTTGATGTCAGCGAATCAAATTTTATGATGACGATGAATATTTCTGTTTATTCGTTGACGGCTCTCACGCAGCGTGCAGAAAAATTGATGACAGACGGTGGATCAATTTTGACGTTGACCTATTATGGCGCGGAGAAAGTTGTCCCTAATTATAATATAATGGGTGTGGCCAAAGCAGCTCTTGAGGCGAGTGTGAGATATTTAGCTGTGGATTTAGGTCCGAAAAATATCCGCGTTAATGCTGTGTCTGCGGGACCAATTAAAACGTTAGCGGCTTCCGGCATTGGTGATTTTCGTTATATTTTAAAGTGGAATGAATATAACGCTCCTTTACGTCGTACGGTAACAATAGAAGAAGTTGGCGATTCTGCCCTTTATTTTCTCTCAGATTTATCCCGCTCTGTTACAGGTGAGGTGCATCACGTGGATTCTGGGTATCATGTTATTGGTATGAAGGCTGTTGATGCGCCGGATATTTCTGTTGTCAAAGATTAA
- the ribB gene encoding 3,4-dihydroxy-2-butanone-4-phosphate synthase produces the protein MTYNQEKIISAIRAFECGEVVVVTDDDDRENEGDLIVAASHCTEEKMAFIIRHTSGIICAPMPKEKAQRLNLSPMVSDNNSAHCTQFTVTVDLKRGITTGISAYDRTLTARNLADPNSDANDFVRPGHIFPLIASEGGVLTRSGHTEAAVDLCKLAGLPPVGVIGELVNDDGSVKHGDEVVKFAQDNQLHIVTVADLIAYRQREEILVKRVGEMHIETSAGPAVIWGYQLPWEIVQHAAVVLGDIYDGKDIPVCLYHENIVGDVFGQSSDVRIIMQRMVEKEKRGVFVYLREGSVNFGSQPVVHGREMGMKDAAGHARKIGREKEWHRIGLGAQILKDLGVNSVIIYALKGFHYAGLENFGIRISRTDIV, from the coding sequence ATGACTTATAATCAGGAAAAAATTATTTCTGCCATTAGGGCTTTTGAATGCGGTGAAGTCGTTGTGGTTACGGATGATGACGATCGTGAAAATGAAGGTGATTTAATTGTTGCCGCCTCTCATTGTACAGAAGAAAAAATGGCATTTATCATTCGTCATACATCGGGCATCATTTGTGCACCTATGCCGAAGGAGAAGGCGCAACGACTTAATCTTTCGCCTATGGTCTCGGATAATAATTCAGCGCATTGTACTCAATTTACTGTTACCGTTGATCTTAAACGTGGAATAACGACCGGTATTTCAGCATATGACCGTACATTAACTGCGCGTAATCTTGCTGACCCAAATAGTGATGCTAATGATTTTGTCCGTCCAGGGCACATTTTCCCCCTGATTGCGAGTGAAGGCGGTGTTCTGACACGTTCGGGCCACACTGAGGCTGCTGTTGATTTATGCAAATTAGCTGGTTTACCGCCAGTCGGTGTCATTGGTGAGTTAGTTAATGATGATGGAAGCGTCAAGCATGGAGACGAAGTTGTAAAATTTGCACAAGATAACCAATTGCATATCGTAACGGTTGCTGACCTTATTGCTTATCGTCAGCGAGAAGAAATACTGGTTAAACGTGTCGGAGAGATGCATATAGAAACGTCTGCGGGGCCAGCTGTGATTTGGGGTTATCAGCTCCCTTGGGAAATAGTTCAGCATGCTGCAGTCGTTTTGGGTGATATTTACGACGGTAAAGATATCCCAGTCTGCTTGTATCATGAAAATATTGTGGGTGATGTTTTCGGTCAATCATCAGACGTAAGGATTATTATGCAGCGTATGGTAGAAAAAGAGAAACGTGGTGTATTCGTTTATCTACGCGAGGGATCTGTTAATTTTGGTTCTCAGCCGGTTGTTCATGGTCGAGAAATGGGAATGAAGGATGCAGCAGGTCATGCGCGGAAAATTGGACGTGAAAAAGAATGGCACCGAATTGGTTTAGGGGCACAAATTTTGAAAGATTTAGGGGTTAATTCTGTTATTATTTACGCTCTTAAAGGATTCCATTACGCCGGCTTAGAAAATTTCGGGATTCGAATATCGAGGACAGATATTGTATGA
- a CDS encoding exodeoxyribonuclease VII small subunit, producing MKQEIKKEDIATLSFEEALKQLEVIVENLERGDVPLEQSIDIYERGEALKNHCDKLLKIAEAKVEKIQLSDEGCPEGLTPLDPE from the coding sequence ATGAAACAAGAAATTAAAAAAGAAGATATTGCTACATTAAGTTTTGAGGAAGCGCTCAAGCAACTCGAAGTGATTGTTGAAAATTTGGAACGTGGGGACGTTCCTTTAGAGCAATCTATCGATATTTATGAGCGCGGTGAAGCTCTTAAAAATCATTGTGACAAATTATTAAAGATAGCTGAAGCTAAAGTTGAGAAAATTCAGCTCTCAGATGAAGGGTGCCCTGAAGGTCTAACTCCACTTGATCCTGAATAA
- the dxs gene encoding 1-deoxy-D-xylulose-5-phosphate synthase — protein MPRPLTPLLDRVRLPQDLRTLAESDLARLADELRSETIDVVSATGGHLGAGLGVIELTIALHYVFNTPNDRIIWDVGHQTYPHKILTGRRDRIRTLRQEGGLSGFTKRSESVYDPFGAGHSSTSISAGLGMAVASALKGEGRRNIISVIGDGAMSAGMAYEAMNNAGALNARLIVILNDNDMSIAPPTGAMSAYLACLVSRPSYRHFRERVKILNKKLPKFFSEKARRSEELARGFLVGGTLFDALGFYYVGPIDGHNLGHLLPVLKNVREYPNGPVLVHIVTHKGKGYAPAEASSHRYHGVSRFDVITGKQIKARSNCLPYTKVFSKALIEEASYDDKIVAVTAAMPTGTGLDVFAEKFPGRMFDVGIAEQHAVTFAAGVACEGYKPFVAIYSTFLQRSYDQIIHDVSIQKLPVRFAIDRAGFVGADGPTHAGSFDIIFLAALPDFIVMAPSDEVELMHMVRTAADYDQGPISFRYPRGEGTGIVLPQRGELLEIGKGRVLCEGSRVALVCFGTRLSEVLSAAEELEAEGLSTTVADARFAKPLDKNLMRRLAREHEVLVTIEEGAVGGFGAHLLQFLAQEGLLEHGLKVRTLKFPDKYLNHGSPEKVLSLIGLDAAGIIKTVFSALGRETRTV, from the coding sequence TTGCCTCGGCCATTAACACCGCTGCTTGACCGTGTTCGCTTGCCGCAAGATTTGCGGACACTGGCTGAGTCTGACTTAGCGCGATTGGCTGATGAGCTGCGGTCTGAAACAATCGATGTAGTTTCTGCAACAGGTGGTCATCTCGGTGCAGGACTTGGTGTTATTGAATTAACTATTGCACTACATTACGTTTTTAATACACCTAACGATAGGATTATTTGGGACGTCGGCCACCAAACTTATCCTCATAAAATTTTGACTGGTCGCAGAGATAGGATTCGTACGCTGCGCCAAGAGGGTGGCTTGTCAGGTTTTACAAAACGTTCGGAAAGTGTGTATGACCCATTCGGTGCTGGTCATTCTTCTACTTCTATTTCGGCCGGTCTTGGTATGGCAGTAGCCAGCGCGTTAAAAGGAGAAGGAAGACGTAACATCATTTCCGTTATTGGTGATGGCGCTATGTCTGCCGGTATGGCTTATGAAGCAATGAATAATGCCGGCGCTTTAAACGCACGTTTGATTGTTATTCTCAATGATAATGATATGTCCATTGCGCCTCCTACTGGTGCCATGAGCGCCTATCTTGCATGCTTAGTTTCTCGTCCTTCCTATCGTCATTTTCGTGAACGAGTGAAGATATTGAACAAGAAATTGCCCAAATTCTTTTCAGAGAAAGCGCGTCGTTCAGAAGAATTAGCACGTGGTTTTTTGGTTGGTGGTACCCTGTTTGACGCGCTTGGTTTTTATTATGTTGGACCGATAGACGGCCATAATCTAGGGCACTTGTTGCCTGTTTTAAAAAATGTCCGCGAATATCCCAATGGTCCTGTTTTGGTGCATATAGTAACACATAAGGGCAAAGGTTACGCACCTGCAGAAGCATCATCTCATAGATACCACGGTGTTAGTCGTTTCGATGTTATTACGGGCAAACAAATTAAAGCACGAAGTAATTGCCTTCCCTATACAAAAGTGTTTTCTAAGGCTTTAATAGAAGAAGCTAGCTATGATGATAAGATTGTTGCTGTGACGGCGGCTATGCCAACAGGGACTGGCCTCGATGTTTTTGCTGAAAAATTTCCCGGAAGGATGTTTGATGTTGGTATTGCTGAACAGCATGCTGTGACTTTTGCTGCGGGCGTTGCTTGTGAAGGTTATAAACCTTTTGTTGCCATTTATTCTACCTTTTTACAGCGTTCTTATGATCAGATTATTCATGATGTATCGATTCAAAAATTACCGGTGCGGTTCGCGATTGACAGAGCAGGTTTTGTGGGCGCAGACGGCCCGACTCATGCCGGCAGTTTTGATATTATTTTTTTGGCAGCTCTACCTGATTTTATCGTGATGGCTCCTTCTGATGAAGTGGAACTTATGCATATGGTGCGTACGGCTGCAGATTACGATCAGGGGCCTATTTCTTTTCGTTATCCACGCGGTGAGGGTACTGGGATAGTTTTGCCGCAGCGCGGTGAGTTACTTGAAATTGGTAAAGGGCGTGTTTTGTGTGAGGGAAGCAGGGTGGCTTTGGTTTGTTTTGGGACACGGTTGTCTGAAGTATTATCGGCAGCTGAGGAATTAGAGGCAGAGGGGCTGTCGACAACTGTCGCAGACGCACGGTTCGCAAAGCCTTTAGATAAGAATTTAATGCGCCGTTTGGCACGTGAGCACGAAGTGTTGGTAACAATCGAGGAGGGAGCAGTAGGAGGATTTGGAGCGCATTTATTACAATTTTTAGCGCAAGAGGGGTTATTAGAACACGGTTTAAAAGTCCGCACGCTAAAATTTCCGGATAAATATTTAAATCATGGTTCGCCGGAGAAGGTTCTTTCGCTTATTGGACTTGATGCGGCCGGCATTATTAAAACTGTTTTTAGTGCTCTAGGACGCGAAACCCGGACAGTATAA
- a CDS encoding TlyA family RNA methyltransferase has product MVTVKRLDVFLVEKKIFATRSRARDAVVRQTVKINGKIAFKAGQMVHDDAEVVVCDPAQNYVSRAALKLISALDTFPIITTKVTAIDVGASAGGFTQVLLERGAAHVIAVDVGHGQFDARLSGNSAITLLEGLNVRDLKQEHLGGHEIDLIVSDVSFISLKLALPPALFLAKKGAQAVLLVKPQFEIGRGNIDNGRILKDPLMTKKIAEELFGWLNTQIGWKAKGLLPSPIAGGDGNLEYLLFGEKQE; this is encoded by the coding sequence ATGGTAACTGTAAAAAGGCTAGATGTTTTTTTAGTTGAAAAAAAAATTTTTGCGACGCGTTCACGTGCACGTGACGCGGTTGTACGGCAAACGGTAAAGATCAACGGAAAAATAGCTTTTAAAGCTGGGCAAATGGTTCATGATGATGCCGAGGTTGTAGTTTGCGATCCTGCGCAGAATTATGTTTCACGTGCGGCGTTGAAGTTAATTAGTGCACTTGATACATTTCCTATTATAACAACTAAAGTTACTGCTATTGATGTTGGCGCATCAGCAGGAGGTTTTACGCAGGTTCTTTTAGAGCGTGGAGCAGCTCATGTTATTGCTGTTGATGTTGGCCATGGTCAGTTTGACGCCCGTTTATCGGGCAACAGCGCGATAACTTTACTAGAAGGTTTGAATGTCAGAGATTTGAAACAGGAGCATTTGGGGGGGCACGAGATTGACCTCATTGTATCGGATGTGAGTTTTATTTCTCTCAAGCTTGCATTACCGCCTGCTTTATTTTTAGCCAAAAAGGGAGCGCAAGCAGTTTTGTTAGTGAAACCCCAATTTGAGATTGGTCGGGGGAATATTGATAATGGTAGGATATTGAAAGATCCGTTAATGACAAAAAAAATCGCTGAAGAGCTTTTTGGCTGGTTAAACACTCAAATAGGGTGGAAAGCAAAAGGTTTGCTCCCTTCTCCCATCGCTGGTGGCGACGGGAATTTGGAGTATTTGCTATTTGGGGAAAAACAAGAGTGA
- a CDS encoding class I SAM-dependent RNA methyltransferase, with product MSNDVIISRIGASGCGIAEIQQSFVNVPFALPGEIAKVDFRGKYGVLTAIKERSPERVDAVCQHFEKCGGCVLQHWRTDAYCFWKRQLVVDRFRECGLDVVVSPLIECGRYSRRRITLTASTTQRGCTVGFNRYLSHDLVAIEECPVACPKIISKLGAIRRICALLSSRAQRFHVTITSTENGLDVALSGHIALNESVRQKIICAALSFGITRLSVEDEILVEQEKPFVYFGDIRVELPPGGFLQATAEAETIMSDIILAHLKKAKNVADLFSGSGTFTLRMAKKMNIHAVENDGLALASLDRAARFTHGLKTVTCKKRDLFRCPLLAEELECFDGVVFDPPRAGAKEQARELAKTTVPYVVAVSCNPATLARDLSILVAGGYIIEKVTPIDQFLWSPHIEVVAVLSKRKAKAGWKL from the coding sequence GTGAGTAATGATGTGATAATTAGCCGCATCGGAGCTAGTGGTTGTGGTATTGCTGAGATACAACAGAGCTTTGTTAATGTTCCCTTTGCTTTACCGGGAGAGATTGCAAAAGTCGATTTTCGTGGAAAATACGGCGTCCTTACTGCGATAAAAGAAAGATCACCGGAACGTGTTGACGCTGTTTGCCAACATTTTGAGAAATGTGGAGGATGCGTGCTGCAGCATTGGCGGACCGATGCTTATTGTTTTTGGAAGCGACAATTGGTGGTTGATAGATTCAGAGAATGCGGGCTTGATGTAGTCGTTTCCCCTTTAATTGAGTGTGGGCGCTATAGTCGCCGGCGTATTACTTTGACTGCATCTACAACTCAGCGGGGCTGTACCGTCGGTTTTAACCGTTATCTATCCCATGATCTCGTAGCAATTGAGGAATGTCCAGTTGCTTGCCCGAAGATTATATCTAAACTAGGCGCTATCAGAAGAATATGTGCTCTTTTAAGTAGTCGCGCTCAGCGGTTTCATGTAACGATCACATCTACCGAAAATGGCCTCGACGTTGCGTTAAGTGGTCACATTGCGCTGAATGAATCTGTCCGCCAAAAAATAATATGCGCTGCTCTCTCATTTGGAATCACGCGCTTATCTGTCGAAGATGAAATCTTGGTTGAACAAGAAAAGCCGTTTGTCTATTTTGGAGATATACGCGTTGAACTTCCTCCGGGTGGTTTTCTTCAGGCCACTGCCGAAGCAGAGACTATTATGAGTGATATTATTTTGGCGCATTTGAAAAAGGCAAAAAACGTCGCTGATTTATTCTCAGGGTCAGGAACTTTTACTTTGCGTATGGCTAAAAAAATGAATATTCATGCAGTGGAGAATGATGGATTAGCATTAGCAAGCTTAGATCGTGCCGCACGTTTTACCCATGGTTTAAAAACAGTCACTTGCAAAAAACGTGATTTATTCCGTTGTCCGCTTCTTGCAGAGGAACTTGAATGTTTTGATGGCGTTGTCTTTGATCCGCCGCGCGCTGGTGCAAAAGAACAGGCGCGCGAATTGGCAAAGACAACGGTGCCGTACGTGGTCGCTGTTTCATGTAATCCTGCTACACTTGCCCGCGATTTATCTATTCTCGTGGCAGGTGGTTATATAATAGAGAAAGTTACACCAATTGATCAATTTTTGTGGTCTCCTCATATAGAGGTTGTTGCTGTTTTGAGCAAACGCAAAGCAAAAGCCGGCTGGAAGCTTTAG
- the tldD gene encoding metalloprotease TldD has protein sequence MKALIDRFDIASSKVQSLVQEALHNADDGELYLEYTENEALLLDNGQLKNGSFHQDMGFGLRVVAGEATGYAHSGELSAVALKRASKAAKAATYNNHAGPYSVAPRLTNKKLYQPNNPLDNPSFEEKSALLQKIDAYLRKKSDKLHQVTVSLSGSLQHVEILRADGYFVRDIRPLVRLSVSVVAADGNRRENGFYGCGGRQAFDRFINEKNWKIAADEALRMALVNLEAEEAPAGVFDVVLANGWPGVMLHEAVGHGLEGDFNRKKTSAFSELLGQQVAAKGVTIVDDGTIPQRRGSLTIDDEGTPSSRNILIEDGKLVSFMQDRLNARLMGVSPTGNGRRESYAHTPMPRMTNTMMLAGDKTPEEILSSLKSGIYAVSFGGGQVDITSGKFVFECTEAYRVENGKIVAPIKGATLIGNGPDAMKRITMIGNDSELDSGIGTCGKAGQNVPVGVGQPHLRINDMTIGGTTFP, from the coding sequence ATGAAAGCGCTGATTGATCGTTTTGATATAGCTTCTTCTAAAGTGCAATCACTTGTGCAAGAAGCGCTTCATAATGCCGATGACGGTGAATTGTACCTCGAATATACAGAAAATGAAGCGCTTTTGTTGGATAACGGACAACTGAAAAATGGCTCCTTTCACCAAGATATGGGATTCGGTCTACGCGTTGTTGCCGGAGAAGCCACCGGGTACGCTCACTCCGGTGAATTATCGGCTGTTGCGCTCAAACGCGCGAGCAAGGCAGCTAAAGCCGCCACTTACAATAACCACGCAGGGCCTTATAGTGTAGCGCCCCGACTAACAAACAAGAAACTCTATCAACCAAACAATCCTCTTGATAATCCGTCATTTGAGGAAAAAAGTGCGCTCTTGCAAAAAATTGATGCGTATTTACGCAAAAAAAGTGACAAATTACATCAAGTGACTGTTTCCCTTTCTGGATCACTGCAGCATGTTGAAATTTTGCGTGCTGACGGGTATTTTGTTCGTGATATCCGCCCCCTTGTGCGGCTTTCTGTCTCTGTGGTTGCTGCTGATGGCAATCGACGTGAAAATGGCTTTTATGGGTGTGGAGGACGGCAAGCGTTTGACCGATTCATTAACGAAAAAAATTGGAAAATTGCGGCTGACGAAGCTCTTCGCATGGCTCTAGTAAACTTAGAAGCAGAAGAAGCGCCAGCGGGAGTATTTGATGTTGTTTTAGCTAATGGATGGCCTGGCGTTATGCTTCATGAGGCCGTTGGCCACGGTTTAGAAGGCGACTTTAACCGTAAAAAGACATCTGCTTTTTCCGAACTTTTAGGCCAACAGGTGGCAGCAAAAGGTGTGACTATCGTTGATGATGGCACAATTCCTCAGCGCCGCGGGTCGCTCACTATCGATGATGAAGGAACACCGTCAAGCCGCAATATTTTGATTGAAGATGGAAAATTAGTTTCCTTTATGCAAGACAGACTTAATGCTCGACTTATGGGCGTTAGCCCAACCGGAAATGGGAGACGCGAATCTTACGCTCATACGCCAATGCCGCGAATGACTAACACGATGATGCTAGCAGGGGACAAGACACCTGAGGAAATTCTATCCTCGCTAAAAAGCGGTATCTATGCTGTTTCATTCGGCGGGGGACAGGTAGACATTACCTCTGGAAAATTTGTCTTTGAATGTACTGAAGCTTATCGGGTAGAAAATGGTAAAATCGTAGCGCCAATCAAAGGTGCGACGCTTATAGGAAATGGACCAGATGCCATGAAACGTATCACAATGATTGGTAATGATAGCGAGCTCGATAGTGGTATAGGTACATGCGGAAAAGCGGGACAAAATGTCCCCGTTGGCGTCGGACAACCTCACCTACGAATCAATGATATGACGATCGGTGGAACAACATTTCCATAA
- a CDS encoding invasion associated locus B family protein, whose product MLLHQFLKKIFLVGAIICALCSIFANHTVAQMPNAHSIPAPQTYGAWTKICSLPPGTPNMQCEAVQDVRTQDRRDITFRIAFYKLPGNKGTLMRVFAPILVELRPGILIKIDGKDIGKITYRRCLNNVCIAEALLKEDMLKHFLEGKTAIYSVFTTPEKGIGGLVDLNGLSDAYSALPM is encoded by the coding sequence ATGCTACTTCATCAATTCTTAAAAAAAATCTTTCTCGTTGGCGCTATTATTTGTGCACTCTGCAGTATTTTTGCCAACCATACTGTTGCACAAATGCCCAACGCACACAGTATTCCTGCTCCACAAACTTATGGTGCGTGGACGAAAATTTGTTCTTTGCCGCCTGGCACCCCTAATATGCAATGTGAAGCTGTGCAAGATGTGCGCACACAGGACCGACGCGATATTACCTTTCGTATCGCATTTTATAAATTACCCGGAAATAAAGGAACTTTGATGCGTGTTTTTGCACCTATTCTAGTTGAATTGCGTCCTGGTATCCTCATTAAAATCGACGGTAAAGACATAGGGAAAATAACGTATCGTCGTTGTTTGAACAATGTTTGTATCGCTGAAGCTCTCCTCAAAGAAGATATGCTAAAACATTTCCTAGAAGGAAAAACGGCGATCTATTCTGTCTTCACAACCCCTGAAAAAGGAATCGGTGGTCTCGTTGACCTTAACGGTCTCAGTGATGCTTACTCAGCTTTACCAATGTAA
- the cyoE gene encoding heme o synthase, which yields MFASGKLPATGSKGVPPVASVYDYIALLKPRVMSLVVFTALVGLVVSPVTMNPFYGFLAILCIAVGGGAAGALNMWYEADIDAIMKRTQNRPIPAGKISRRKALVFGLALSVVSVSVMGFFVNWFTALFLAFTIFYYVVIYTIWLKRITPQNIVIGGAAGAFPPMIGWAAATGTVSVDSFLLFLIIFMWTPPHFWSLSLFSSTDYDAVAIPMMPNVRGEYSTKKQILVYTIIMAVCATGPYITGLGGGVYGVFSTILSVIFVYLAYRLWRASTHSETLRIAKKMFFFSLFYLAAIFGILLVEALIWYFITF from the coding sequence ATGTTCGCTTCAGGAAAACTACCAGCCACGGGCAGTAAAGGAGTCCCACCAGTAGCCAGCGTATATGATTATATCGCGTTATTAAAACCGCGAGTTATGTCGCTCGTCGTTTTTACAGCTTTAGTTGGATTAGTAGTATCGCCTGTTACTATGAATCCCTTTTATGGCTTTTTGGCGATTTTGTGTATTGCTGTGGGTGGTGGTGCTGCAGGGGCGCTGAATATGTGGTATGAAGCCGACATTGATGCAATAATGAAACGTACCCAAAATCGCCCAATTCCTGCCGGGAAAATAAGCCGCAGGAAGGCATTAGTTTTTGGCCTGGCTCTTTCTGTAGTTTCAGTTTCGGTTATGGGTTTTTTCGTTAATTGGTTTACAGCGCTTTTTCTCGCTTTTACAATTTTCTATTATGTTGTTATTTATACAATTTGGCTCAAGCGTATAACACCACAAAATATTGTTATTGGTGGTGCTGCCGGAGCTTTCCCACCGATGATTGGGTGGGCGGCCGCGACGGGGACAGTGAGTGTTGATAGCTTCCTATTATTTTTAATTATTTTTATGTGGACTCCGCCACATTTTTGGTCTCTTTCGTTGTTTTCATCCACTGATTATGACGCTGTGGCTATTCCTATGATGCCTAATGTACGGGGCGAGTATTCGACAAAAAAACAAATTTTAGTTTACACTATTATTATGGCAGTGTGCGCGACGGGGCCTTATATTACAGGCCTTGGAGGGGGTGTTTATGGCGTATTTTCAACGATTTTAAGCGTTATTTTTGTTTATCTTGCTTATCGCTTATGGAGAGCTAGTACACACAGCGAAACCCTCCGCATAGCGAAAAAAATGTTTTTCTTTTCGCTCTTTTATTTGGCTGCTATATTCGGAATTCTCTTGGTTGAAGCCTTAATTTGGTATTTTATTACCTTTTAG